In Streptomyces longhuiensis, the following proteins share a genomic window:
- a CDS encoding succinate dehydrogenase/fumarate reductase iron-sulfur subunit, translating into MSSYDARFRVWRGDAEGGDLTDFSVEVNDGEVVLDIIHRIQATQASDLAVRWNCKAGKCGSCSAEINGRPRLMCMTRMSVFDREDVITVTPLRAFPVVRDLVTDVGFNYAKAREIPAFVPPAGVGPGEYRMQQEDVDRSQEFRKCIECFLCQDTCHAVRDHEENKAAFAGPRFLMRVAELDMHPLDAASDSGLDRKRTAQEDHGLGYCNITKCCTEVCPEGIHITDNALIPLKERAVDRKYDPVVWLGNKIRRRSSS; encoded by the coding sequence GTGAGTTCGTACGATGCGCGTTTCAGGGTCTGGCGCGGGGACGCCGAGGGCGGTGACCTGACGGACTTCTCCGTGGAGGTGAACGACGGCGAGGTCGTCCTCGACATCATCCACCGGATCCAGGCGACCCAGGCGTCCGACCTCGCGGTCCGGTGGAACTGCAAGGCGGGCAAGTGCGGTTCGTGCTCGGCGGAGATCAACGGCCGGCCCCGCCTGATGTGCATGACCCGCATGTCGGTCTTCGACCGCGAGGACGTCATCACGGTGACGCCGCTGCGCGCCTTCCCCGTGGTCCGCGACCTGGTCACGGACGTCGGCTTCAACTACGCGAAGGCCCGCGAGATCCCCGCGTTCGTCCCGCCGGCCGGCGTCGGCCCGGGCGAGTACCGCATGCAGCAGGAGGACGTGGACCGCTCGCAGGAGTTCCGTAAGTGCATCGAGTGCTTCCTGTGCCAGGACACGTGCCATGCGGTGCGCGACCACGAGGAGAACAAGGCGGCGTTCGCGGGCCCGCGCTTCCTGATGCGGGTCGCCGAGCTGGACATGCACCCCCTCGACGCGGCGTCGGACTCCGGCCTCGACCGCAAGCGCACCGCCCAGGAGGACCACGGCCTCGGCTACTGCAACATCACGAAGTGCTGTACGGAGGTCTGCCCGGAGGGCATCCACATCACGGACAACGCCCTGATCCCCTTGAAGGAACGAGCGGTGGACCGCAAGTACGACCCGGTGGTGTGGCTGGGGAACAAGATCCGGCGGAGGTCGTCCTCGTAG